In one Coccinella septempunctata chromosome 6, icCocSept1.1, whole genome shotgun sequence genomic region, the following are encoded:
- the LOC123315494 gene encoding uncharacterized protein LOC123315494, with the protein MIDSVEGFAEIQQNEYINESPIKITENSISHRQETCSRATSLPKARLIGRTFGKGTPTAVFQVVGNTPLRMQLFTRCSMKGSINGLQKLSIPMSIESAPIDLVLISLSKSVTNACSTMWKSNDNDRSNLFSL; encoded by the exons ATGATTGATAGTGTCGAAGGCTTTGCTGAAATCCAGCAGAACGAGTACATCAATGAATCCCCGATCAAGATCACGGAAAATAGCATCAGTCACCGACAGGAGACATGTAGCCGTGCTACATCCCTTCCGAAAGCCAGACTGATAGGAAG GACCTTCGGCAAGGGAACCCCAACAGCAGTTTTCCAGGTGGTCGGAAATACACCTTTAAGAATGCAACTATTCACTAGGTGCAGTATGAAGGGATCAATAAATGGCCTACAAAAATTGAGCATCCCAATGTCTATAGAATCTGCACCCATTGACTTGGTCTTGATATCATTAAGCAAATCGGTAACCAATGCCTGCTCTACAATGTGGAAGTCAAACGACAATGACCGGTCAAACTTATTTTCATTATAG
- the LOC123315281 gene encoding uncharacterized protein LOC123315281 encodes MKLSHLNARSLQPKLCEFRDIVHNSQYDIVGVTETWFVDGMGSDDVSVQGFRLYRSDRLGRGGGVCVYVREYLRCELVDLEVETESPVEYLWLKVHLSGYTIIVGFLYRPPDKKKRPSKLSPFIDDMNKMLSLVSPMGSYLFCLGDVNVDLLTGRGPVVDCFFSFGLDQIISEPTRITSRGGSLVDPIFVSCPSTMIKSSGVVNVDHISDHSLTFVEVKLLREKKVSRLIKYRDFSNFDNDVFLEDLQNKRWIEFLYESNIDNKVEIFNSFLLSVFNKHAPVVTRRVSRPKAPWITDFIRHLMGERDRALNRFKNFRSDDMWKEYKNLRNKVLFEIHLGRAYLENYLTQK; translated from the exons ATGAAGTTGTCTCATTTGAATGCGAGATCTTTGCAGCCCAAGTTGTGTGAGTTCAGGGATATTGTACATAATTCTCAGTACGACATTGTGGGGGTGACTGAGACCTGGTTTGTTGATGGGATGGGATCAGACGATGTGTCGGTGCAGGGTTTTAGGCTATATCGCAGCGACAGGCTCGGGAGGGGTGGCGGAGTTTGTGTGTATGTCAGAGAATATTTGAGGTGTGAGTTGGTTGATTTGGAGGTGGAAACGGAGAGCCCCGTTGAGTACTTGTGGTTGAAGGTTCATCTGTCTGGCTATACAATCATCGTGGGATTTCTTTATCGACCACCTGATAAAAAGAAGCGACCATCTAAGTTGAGTCCTTTTATTGACGACATGAATAAGATGTTGAGTTTAGTTAGTCCTATGGGAAGTTATTTGTTTTGTTTGGGTGATGTCAATGTGGATCTGTTGACTGGTAGAGGCCCGGTTGTTGATTGTTTCTTTTCGTTTGGCCTTGATCAGATAATAAGTGAGCCTACTAGAATAACATCACGTGGAGGTTCGTTGGTGGATCCTATTTTTGTTAGTTGCCCGAGTACAATGATCAAGTCTTCCGGTGTTGTTAACGTGGATCACATAAGTGATCATAGTCTTACATTTGTTGAGGTAAAACTTCTGAGAGAGAAAAAAGTTTCCAGGTTAATTAAATACAGGGACTTCTCCAATTTCGATAATGATGTGTTTCTCGAGGACCTACAAAATAAGAGGTGGATTGAgtttttgtacgagtcgaatATTGATAATAAGGTAGAAATTTTCAACAGCTTTTTACTGAGCGTATTTAATAAGCATGCTCCTGTTGTGACTAGAAGGGTTTCTCGTCCTAAGGCTCCGTGGATTACTGACTTTATAAGACATCTGATGGGAGAACGTGATCGCGCCTTGAACAGGTTTAAGAACTTCCGGAGCGATGACATGTGGAAGGAATATAAGAACTTGAGAAATAAGGTCCTTTTTGAGATTC ATTTAGGTCGGGCTTATCTGGAGAATTATCTGACCCAGAAgtaa